The following coding sequences lie in one Fundulus heteroclitus isolate FHET01 chromosome 20, MU-UCD_Fhet_4.1, whole genome shotgun sequence genomic window:
- the sp7 gene encoding transcription factor Sp7, with protein sequence MAASVLELGNAIEDARYGSSPLAMLTAACNKFGSTSPIRDSATPGKTGSSPVKKQYTMTSDLQTSKNGRASDGSGLTDSYTGSFTTAGGGGGLLSPTGSPPPSAGGYASEYNPFSHSFQTSVSQDPSLLVSKTHATPADCLTSVYTSLDMTHPYGSWYKAGIHPGITAAPANATSSWWDVHPNSNWLSATQPQADGGLQASLQPVAPQASLSPQLPSYTSDFTPLNPAQYTSVGLGSSSHLLQTSQHMLPQDMYKPKPVSSAGLIENSMGLKPARGSGGYSGGATPSRSSCDCPNCQELERLGASAASLRKKPVHSCHIPGCGKVYGKASHLKAHLRWHTGERPFVCNWLFCGKRFTRSDELERHVRTHTREKKFTCLLCNKRFTRSDHLSKHQKTHADSAMQGKTVAAEGDTDPRTEDAPELNSGAIAANPVAEQIANGDEKTTAPNGVENSSGLLEI encoded by the coding sequence AACAAGTTCGGTAGCACCAGCCCCATCAGGGATTCAGCTACACCCGGCAAAACCGGCAGCTCTCCAGTAAAGAAGCAGTACACCATGACGTCTGACCTTCAGACATCCAAGAACGGGCGGGCGTCGGACGGCAGTGGGCTGACGGACTCCTACACCGGCTCTTTCACCACCGCTGGAGGAGGCGGTGGGCTGCTGAGTCCCACTGGAAGCCCTCCTCCTTCCGCCGGGGGGTATGCCTCAGAGTACAACCCTTTCTCCCACTCCTTCCAGACCTCGGTGTCCCAGGACCCGTCTCTTTTAGTGTCCAAGACCCACGCTACCCCGGCTGACTGTCTCACCAGTGTCTACACTTCACTGGATATGACGCACCCGTACGGCTCCTGGTACAAGGCTGGAATCCACCCCGGCATAACGGCTGCTCCAGCCAACGCCAcgtcctcctggtgggacgtccACCCCAACTCCAACTGGCTGTCAGCGACGCAGCCCCAAGCTGACGGGGGTCTCCAGGCCTCACTTCAGCCTGTAGCCCCGCAGGCATCCCTGAGCCCTCAGCTCCCAAGTTACACGTCCGACTTTACGCCACTCAACCCAGCCCAGTACACCTCTGTCGGACTGGGCTCGTCCTCCCACCTCCTCCAAACGTCCCAGCACATGTTGCCCCAGGACATGTACAAGCCCAAACCTGTGTCAAGTGCGGGGCTAATTGAGAATTCAATGGGCCTAAAGCCTGCTAGGGGGTCGGGAGGCTATAGCGGAGGGGCTACACCCAGTAGGTCTTCGTGTGACTGCCCAAACTGCCAGGAGCTGGAGAGGCTGGGCGCCTCCGCCGCCTCCCTGAGGAAAAAGCCCGTGCACAGCTGCCACATCCCAGGCTGCGGGAAAGTCTACGGCAAGGCATCCCACCTGAAAGCCCACCTGCGCTGGCACACTGGCGAGAGGCCCTTCGTGTGCAACTGGCTGTTCTGCGGGAAGCGCTTCACCCGCTCCGACGAGCTGGAGAGGCACGTGCGCACCCACACGCGGGAAAAGAAGTTCACCTGCCTGCTGTGCAACAAGCGCTTCACCCGCAGCGACCACCTCTCGAAGCATCAGAAGACCCACGCGGACTCCGCAATGCAGGGCAAAACTGTAGCCGCGGAGGGGGACACGGACCCTCGGACTGAAGACGCTCCCGAGCTCAACTCCGGCGCCATAGCAGCCAATCCTGTCGCCGAACAAATCGCCAACGGAGATGAGAAGACGACCGCGCCCAATGGAGTGGAGAACAGCAGTGGATTGTTGGAGATCTGA